AGTActtatccccccctcccctcccccgatTACGTTATACTGGCTCACAGAGAATCAGGACGATCACACGGCCGATCCCAGCAAaggaaattccatgcagaatcTGCCTGCAAAACGGCACCAGAAATCCGCCGCCGTTCTGCACACAGATTTAGTCCTGATGCGTCTGTGCGGAAAGATGCAGCGTGTCACTTCGCCATGCCGATCCGTGCGAAAAAGCCTTGGAAATTCCGGACATGGATTTTATTCGCTGACAGAGCTAAATTAGCGCGACGTCCGACAGCACGATGGCTGCAGATTTACAGGCGGATTCCGTTGTGACCGTACCGTTACAGTGGAGCTATATACAGCAATCCATGTATCATGCAAAAGGCACGGGCAGCCGAGAGGCGCTGAGCGCAAAGCCGTGAGCCTAGGGGTAGTTTCACATGGGAGATCGCGATatcaccgcgatttttgagcatcggtgctgctttttctcacaaaaacatggctgccgctTGCGGTTTTCTCgtacattttttgtggtaaaaacaATGGGATCaactttaatgttaaaaatgcatcgcaggaaaatcgccccttgtgatgcgataaaggaggcttcatagggaaacatgggcaagcGAAACAAAAGCAAAGCGCAGAAAGACAGAGTATGCcgccatttatttttttcccaggaaaccattgaaaagcaagtTTCCTAATTCTGTATTTTCATACAGTCTCACGTTGCCCAACTTTATGGCCAGTAGGGGGGTAAATGCAAGAGAAGAATGAGCATAAAGGGGGTCAAAGACGAgtaaaaatacccctttaatagaaaaCTGAGACATAGTATAATTTACATATTCTCTATGCTAGCCCTTTGTGTTGCCCCCTACTGGAGAGCACCTGGTATAGCATCAAGGTAATTTTCACCAAATTAGAGAGTGACAGAGATGGAGCGTAGAAGAGGACAGATGGAGGGCTGCACTACTACTGCCACACCGACCTGCAGTGCACCACGATGGGGCCGGCATACTGCGGGTTGCAGGTTTTCACTTTCTTCAGAAATTTTAACATCCCTATGGGAGTAAAAGGCACCCCAAAGTCAGGCCAGCTGGTGAAGTGGAACTGAGTGACAAGGCGCTGAGGTTTCTTATTGGTGACGTCACCGACctgaaaggagagagagatcgTTAAGTGTGCGCAGACCGCCACGTTCAGCAGCTTTAGTCACCTCGGGCCTGAAGGATCAGAGTCCTGACTAATGTACCTCTTGGGGATGTAGGAATGCTGTGTGACAACCAACACGGTGGCCAGTCCCTAACTGAGGCTGTCATTCGGCTTTTCCGATCCTCTGAATGGCCCATCCGCCCAGTTATGCCCCTTGCATGCCCATTATTACTATGTGGCACAACTGGGCAGTTACACCCATCAGTGCCACAGGAAGGTTGTATGACAACCCATGCGGGAGCTGTAATGGCAGCCGTGTTGGAGGTCACCCATCTTTCCAGATTAATATTTTGCATTTCTTCATTAACAGAAGAGGACGACCCAAGGAGCTGCATTTATTGGGGTTTCTTGCTTTTAGAGGTACAAATCTGTTAGGCCCTTAATATCTGGATAATCCCTCTTGTAACAGCAGACTCTGTGGGGATTGACTGATCCCTGCAGCTGAAACTCCCCGTTGATTAGTTATAATTGCTGGGGAGGCTGTGGGTACCGCACATTGCTCTTACAGCAGCCTCTGCAGGAGAAGTGTGGTATTacacagcacaaaaaaaaaaaaaacaactcatggCATATCCTGTTCCCATCTGTTGTACGGATGAGAAATAGGAGATGCCAGTGTATGCCCGTGTGCAGAGCTCAAATATATCAAACAGCACATGGAATCGTGCCCGCATGCTGCCCAATGCAAGATGCACCCAGACTCTCAGGTACAACTCTAGTGTGCAGCTAGCCTCATATAGGGGGTCCAGAATGGCATAGACTCATCTACAACACCGAAACGTTCTAATGGGACAACCCTAGAGGGAGCGGGTACAGAACCCAAAAACTGGAAGACTATACAGTACAGTCCTGTACAGTGAGACTAATTGTACAACATCGCCCCCTGGCTGCCATCACATCATACAACAGTCTACCAGTTCTAATACCTGCTGGATGCAGAATTTGCGTACGGTGTAGTCCACCAAGACGGTCATATCTTCCACAGACACCCGGATATTTCCGTAGGTCCAGCACCCCTGGTCCGGCCAGTACTGGGCACATTTACACTGAGGGGTAGAAGATACACAAGACATGATCAATCTGGGAATCAGAGAGAGGGTCTACACCCCCCTTCCATCTCCTAGGGAAACTGTTGTTAATAGGTCCTGTCTGGTGTTGCAGCTCAGCCCAAAAATTCACTTTACCGAcaccaagctgcaataccaggcacagcctataaacaagagtggcgctgtttttggagcaaaaataaaaaaaacacaaaaaagggttGTGCTTTCTGACAGACCCCCCTCTATCAAGAAGAACAGAGCCTGTGGGAGCGCCCCCCAACGAAGGTTTCCGAAGACAGACCCGCACAGATCTGCCCAAGAGTTGGCAAGAAAAGCCCTCtgatgtaagaaaacaaagttctCATTCagttacagcaagcagagatccggAAGAAGAAGAACTGAACTTTTTCATTGCGCAGCGATTACATTtgactccattaaccccttcctgctacaggccgtaagtttacatcctgggtgAGAAGGGGTTCCCGCCAATGGATGCAAACTCATGTCCTATGAAAGCTGGGATtgacagccagcctcccgctgcaacagcggggattggtGAGTACTGCCATGTACTATAATAACAATCATAGCTTCACAGGTTCAACTCCCCTAAAGGACAGAAAATATGGAAAAATAAGCAAATAAAACcagtaaaggaaaaaaatgttaagAAGTAGtaagaaacctaaaaaaaaccTCCGTTTTTGATCACTTCCCCTCTTTGCATATATATGAATAAAGCTAAAAGCCACACTTGGTATAATGGAACAAACTGGAGACATTTATCCTGCAAGGTAAAAACCCTAAAAACACAGGCCAGAACTTTAATCCCAATTAACTGATAATGAGGTCACTAATGTGGTAATTGGCCAATCAGCCCATCTGTCTGACTACAGATGCTATAGGACAGTGCGGTACCAGGGAGGGCGTACACAATCCTCACCTCCTTCCTTTCTTTCAGGTTTGTCACCATGACGATGGTCGCCGTATTCTGTTCCCAAATCATCCTCCAGAAATCGTTCACAGTTTCCTCTTTTGGACCTAGAAAATAAGAGAACACAAATAGGAGGAGAGAACTACTTGCAGCAAAACAAGatcaaggattttttttcccccccatgtactgtctctttaagagcaCTGAAGCCCCCAATGTAAATACAGAACAGGGACAGAACTTCAGTCCTACCTTGAGCTGCTATAAACTTGTTCTTCTCCTGGTAGccctgaaagacaacaatgaactAATGAATCAGGAAACCAGAAAGTTGAACTAGTTAaaagcaataataaaaaaaaaagaattaaagggCCGGTACACTTTTGATCTCTGCACACGGACATACACTGGCATCTCCTATGCTCAGGATATGCCCAGGCACTCGACTGATatttgcagaaagcagacagcgttGTTCCCGCTGTAGTGGACAGACTTGGTATTGGATTGAAGTGCATAGGAAAATTGCGTTAAATACCAAGGtgagccactgcaatgggaatggcGCTGTCTGCACACATCAGATCAGTGCATGCAGCACAACggcccgctgatcagctgattagagGGGGTCTCAAGCAGCAAGCACCCTGTTGATCAAATCTATTGATAGCCCATCCtttagataggccatcaatagtagaacttgacaacccctttacctATAAAGCAGGAAATTGGTCACAGACATTACGCATCCCCTTCAACAGACATCTATTCAGAAGAGTtgagggtctcagcagcaggacccctTTGTGTCCCTGCGATCATAACTCGGTTTTCGGCAGTGGCGTTTTAGGAGACCTTCTAGTTTGTAGGACAAGTCcgagtttttataggaaccaatttcaggtacataaaatgtattgaataacttagTTTTATTAACTTCTACTTTATTTaagaaggaatggggggggggggggggggacgacaaacTACTGCAGCAATGTTTTTTGGGATTTCTTTTGGGTATTGCAGCTGGAGTCCCATTCACCTAACTGGGagagtgcctgcaataccacgccaggccactgcacaatgtacaacgctgtctgcttcctacagggtGACAACAGTGTTCAGGACCTACAGACTCAGAACACTGGGGGAATAAACGCTGCTTACATGGTTTTACACATTTGCAGACATTtctaaaaactttttgacagtttaacccctttaacGCTGTAATTTATATGACATCAAAAGACGAAACCCTCAGACTTACGTTGATGAAGGAGGCATTAATGTAATCAGAATCTGGAACTCCTTCGATGGGACTCAAGTGAAGTCTGGAATGATCATCTGTAAGGAAGGACACAAGTCTTAAGAACACGGCTCTACCTGTGGCTGCAGTTACAGCGACCGATAAGGGGGTTCTGACTTTATGTAACCAACACTTAAAGTGAACGTCCGCCCTTCTGATTTCATcggcattttcaagatctcttacactgacagcaagcagagattcaCAAGCCCTACAGCGCCAATAGTCGATACAATGGTGTAAAGGTCTCAGCTGTGTAGTCAGAACTAGATACaactgtagcaaaccctcagctgtgatatGCAGTGGGCTTAGTATAATGGAGCCATGACAGCTATGGAACCTCCAGAGTTTATGGGGTGTATCCCATTTCTCTTTTGGGGCCTACAGGCTTATGAAAACCTTTgggggcaatttttttccccactcaAAAGCCTGTATTTGGGGTCTGACAATCTGTCCGTCTTCTGCGGCTTCTACACATCAgtgtatgcagaaactgaagcCCCCGCAGGAGATCCGTCGGGGAGGCGGACAGACGGCTCGGTTTTCAGCCCTGATCTCTTCTCCTGCAGGGATAAAGGTCCTTCTGGTCATACGTAACGGATGAGGATATTTAGGAGGGGGAACTAAAGGCCTCTCAATTTACTCTCAAGGATTGTTGCTCGACATCCACTCAAGCAAATAAAGGtgcgcgataatcattacgtccaGCAAGCCGTTGCGCACTTTTCACTCGCAGAATCCACGGTCGGCGCACACACCGCGAACCTGCAGCAAATCCCGCCTATTACTTCCTATGGTGATCCGCTGCTTCttacacacgagcagaaatcaattgggATTTCCGCTTGCAGTATAGAAAACACGGCGACAGAGCAGGTAAGCGCGAGCACCGCTGCTGCCAGTGCGGGATGCCACATGCTGAAcccagctctgccatgtgcaggaggccctaGGCCGCTCGCACACGACCAGATGTAACAACGCTGCGTGTGACTGCCCAGGActcccatattgatgacctatcctcatggcGCCCGCCACTTGAGATCCCATTTGAAGTGATGAGAGCGCTCGggtgagtgctgctgtcacttcactgcataccaagCACAGCGCCATGCAATGAATAGTggcagtgcctggtattgcagctcacttcTATTGACTTGAGTGGGACTGAGCTGTTCTCAGGCTTAGTGACAgatgaacacacacacacaggcctgGGAAGGGTTTGGTGCTCCTCTTCGATCATTTGAGCAGCAGGATCCCAAGTGGCATACCCCACCGATCTGATCGCAATTACCCATTGTAAGGGTAGGTCATTAATATACgagtcctggaaaccccttttattACTTGCAGGACAATCCCAGGTCTGTAATACAAGCGCTCACAGGGTAAGATGTTCACGTATCGGTTCTTCTCCTTGTTCTCTTCCTTGGAGGCGGCTTCACAGGTAGCTTGGATGGGACAGGCCGGCAGAGCCTACAAATGGAGGGGGAAGCAGTTAGGAAGGTGGCGGAGGCCCCTATAAAAGGGAGATTGCAGACAGGAACCGCGAGCAGTATGTTCACAGCACTAGAGGAACGCACTGCAACGTCCTTGTTACTGCATTGCATGGACTGTACCGCCATCTAGTGGGGATACTAAAGAAAAGCTTGATTTCTACACGGTGGTCGCATTAGTGCGGTGAGCTTTTCTTCAGTCTACTATAAAGGCGGAAATCAGAAGAAACCGATTGCCACCACTTAACCCTTCGAATAAGCACATACCTCACTGAGAGTTATATACCAGGATATTATTGGTAAAACATAAAAATCTAAATTAACCCCTCGGTAACTACATGTTGTGCATTTATGGCAGTGGCACTAATACATTCAGTGCAATACagggatggtgcaggctcaggagCTTTACCAACACATCCGGGGGCAGAGACCGTTAAGGCCATCAGATTGGTTAATCCGAAGGAGAGGACGGGAGCCTCGTGTCTCATATAAGCAATCAGATGATCACAAGGTCAATAATGggactttaacaaaaaaaaattatatatataatttttctttttatttatttatttattttaaagctcaggaaaaaaaacataaaaaaataaacaaaaaacggaGAAAAATCTTTAACGAGGTCTTCCAATATGGCAGATCAGTTCTTGAGATCAGTAATTACTGGCACTCCATGTGTCTAAACCCAGAAGGGTCCTGTGTGTGTAATCTTAGTCTTGCTGCTCTCTGGATTTCCTCGTCGAATCTGCACAGTTGTCcccacttttttcccccactagaGCGGCGCTCTCCCAACCTTGGTGTATACTCGGAACACAGATATCATCAGTCAGTTCCCAAGATGCTCGGCTCCTTCCATAGACCTTTATGGGCTCCACTGAAATCAGTGAAGCTCATACAATTTAATATGAGGATGAGTGTGCGCAGCTAGAGCACATCTCAGAGAAGCAAAGACTTTTTGTTGCACATGCTTGGCCTTATTCTAACTTCTATGGTGTCACTGATGTCAATGGAGCCCACAGAAGTCTACTGACACGGCCAAGCATGCAAAGTAAGAGCGCATCTCAAGGATAAAAGGACATTTCCCTGTGCATGCTTGGCCTTGTATTAAATTGTATGGCCTCCAGTGATGTCAGTGGAGCCcagtgaagtctatggaaggagcCGAGCATCTGGAGAACAGATCGATGATATAGGTGATCTGATCGTGTGCCAAGGTTGGGAGAGCGCCACTCAGGTGAGGAAATAAGTCAGCCCAACTGTGCAGACTCAACCAGGAGATCCACGGTGATCAGCAAGACGAGGATGGCACACCGGACCCTACCTGATACATGGAGTGCCGGTAACTGCTGATCGCAGAAATGGGGCAATATTTCTAAAAGATGCGAattagacatttattttttttagatgaaCATTTTTATGACACTTTAGGTCTCTGGGAAATCCCCTGACAGTCTATATGGCTGCGTCCTTCAGGGGTTAACATGAAGGTTtgtaagttggggggggggggggggggactggagacCAGACAAATCTCAAGCTTGACACATAGATATTTCCTTGTCAGATCTAGAGGAAAAACTTGGAGGTGATTACATATGAAGAGAGGGCATGTCTGTTAGACACTTGGCCTACACCTTAAAGGGGCAGCTGGGGTCTGGACAAAAAGAAGATGGACAAGTTTCATCCGAGTTCTCCATCCCATTAGAATAGCGAATAAGACAATGTACTCGGGTTACTTGCTAACTGCTGCAAAATTCAACATTTTGCAAGAGGAGTTCCCCACAGCATGTGCAACGCGCTACCTTTAAAAAATGGCTCCCTGGTTTGCACGATCTACTTATTAGAAAGGTCCCTCGACTCTAAGCTGATCATCAAGTGTCCCCCTGCTTGTACAGTCTCCAATGAACAGCTGCCACATGAGGGagaaacctggcagtaagtgttcaatttcactgcagtgcctccacaggaaaaatgaagtattacacagtgcccattcaTATCAAAGTCTGTGTAATGGACAAGTGGCAATGCCCTCCAGAGAGACGAGGGTCCTGAACAGAGGAGCCCCTTCTATCACCCAAGAAATCTTTAATATGGGTTTTCTAAAAACGGGGAATCCCTTTAAGAAAGAGACCGCTGAAGATTGAGGACCACATTCCCATAGAGCAGTAAAAAGGAACAAGCAGTTGGGATGTTGGCTGACAGAAGAGACCCCTCTTGCTGATATGAGCAGTGCTATACACCTAaactttgagggaaaaaaaagtttttcgccaaaaatgcaattataaaaaaaaaacaaaaaaaaaacaacacaacaaAACCCCAAAGAGGGTGGAATGACACTTCTTCACATACACTCACATTGAACTCTTCCCGGAAGAGCTTATTGTCATCGGCCATTCTGCGGTTTATCTCCTCCTCCAACTTCTCGACTGGCAGCGGTGGGTACTTACGGTTGGTACTGGGAGACCTCGCCAACAGCGGCATGCTCTGAGGTTCTGTGGCAAAATCAGACATTTATGTTCCAGACAATCCCAAAACAGACTGCTTTCCAAGGCTGCCGATAAATACTCCTCAGTGACGTCCAATATTCTTATAATTAGTGCTGAGCGCGCACAGCGACCCACAAACATCAGCACTACGCATGCCCACTTTGTCCTCTAAGGCCTGAATAAATGCCATGCTGCGGCTATCACCCACCCATTACGTACCCATGTCATCTGCCCGTCCATTAGAGAGCCTGAAGGAATTGGAGTGACTTCCCGCTTGTTTATACTTCTTAAACCTAAAAGACAAAGAAAGTTGCATGTAAACATCTGGGAATTGTGACTGATGGGGTGCAGTACTCTCCTTGGTCACTAGGTGGCCGATTACACTGTATTTATATACAATCCAGcttccattgttgtcaatggaaaAACCTGATATTGGGGCAAACTTTTCTACTGTGGGTTTTAAATCTGTATGTGGAGAGAAAAAAAGTGGCGATCGGTCATATTGGAGTGGAAGCGGTACAGGAAGAAACACAGAGGGGCCCAACTGCATGGCACGAATTGGTGTACAGATCCACAGTAGAGAAGAGAGGATCATCCACTGATCCCTACTGTGGATCTCCGGGAAATCCATGTCAGATTGTTCATCTTCATCCGCCGTGTGAACACTTGTGTGGGAGGTAAGCCGAAAACCAAGAGTTTATTCAGCATATATACActgaacggccactttattagagaccgccATTTAGTAGCGTGTTGGACTTCAGAACTACAGCGATTCATCATGGCatggattccactaggtgatgaatatcggcccctgcggacaggaagcttcttgtagttgctgcagattagctgTAGGTGCTGGCAtctagctgacaggaaggggtcagcgattcatgctgcttgtgccaaattctggcctcGCATCTGCATGGTGCAAAAGAAATCCGGATCCATCTGACTCAGTGacatttttctgctgctcagcgatacaatttttgcgctcttttgccccccccccccgagtctctcctttctgtttctcttagacacaatggcgctgggacTGGTCATTTGTACGAACGGCGAGTTGTGTGCTCGGATCCGTTAGTTGGAGCGCCAGTGCGGTATTCGTCTGCAGTTTCCTTGACTCTGCAGCTTCTGCTCATtaaaatgattcctgacatcctcctctgaccccttttgtcaatGAGCTGTTTCCATCCGCCGGACCCCCTttttctggatgttttcctcCATCCCACCATTCTCTGTATTCTCTCTACATTGTCACATGAGTAGCCCCATGCGGCTGGaggtgaccccctccccccccgacccggctagtctagcaccgatgaccgcaccttgttggaagtcactctgGGTTTCCCCAGCTAATGTGGATTCACTGATTAATGGATAAAGGGGGCAGGTGATTTTTTTGCCGCACTCCGGAGTCACGGGAGAATCTTCAtaaagggaagctccaatcaggaGGGGCCGGGCTCTGATAAAGTGGCCAATCAGTGTATATTATGTGGGGCAGCTTTAATAGCAGAAGACCGAGAAGCTCCTGAGCAGCGCTCCTCTGACGGAGGAGACAGAAACTGATGTAATTAGTCGGGGGATTAGGAGAGCCTTTGGATTTGGATGAAGACTCGGAGAGCAAGAGGCttgacaaaaatatgaaaaaaaggataaaaaaaaccTCTGATTCTTTGTGAAATAGAAGGACATCTACAAGGTCAGGAGGAGCAGCCGAGTGTAAAGTCAATCATCTCCGAGCTGCTGCGCACATCAATTTCCATCTAATATGACCTTCACCCTCCACATGACAGGCGACACACCGGCCATAGAATCAGACTACACGATTTCTATGGGGCCTGACGAAAGAACGGACCCCGTACTGAACTCATTTTCCTGCTTTACAGTACACTATCATGGTGTTTACCctggtcaccactagggggagctcactgcatggcATTCAATAGTAGCTGCAAAAAttcatgcagtgagctccctctagtggtggccgcAGGCAGCAGCAGTTTTAACATTTATGGTGAGAAGGAAAGCAGAGTGTCTATGCGTGCCAACCCTTCCAGAGATCTTTGGGTCCCGGACAAACTAAGACAGCTGCACTGCGTCTATCTGATACACACTGCACATTGATGATGCATAAGTAGTCTGACAATGGTGGTCCGTTGCTCCGAACGGCCAGCAATGCTCACATGTTAGGTGCATAaatagaggaggatgtcaggtcAACAGCGGATCAGTGATGTCACAAGAGCGTCACTTACCGCAACATGTACAGCACTATGATGATGAAGACGATGATGAGGAGAGATGACAGCGCCACCATGACTGCTATAATGGGCGTCTCATCTGAAAGAAGACAAGAAGACATCTGTAAACTGACACACAACACAGACATGATGTCATTAATTacatcatcacatgaccagagggGACGGCACTGCTATATTCTTCCATGCCTCCGATATCCCCGGCATACTACAGTCACCGAATCAGGATTCCAACTGTCATAAGAGAGTCtggcagtgcatgctgggatttgGAGTACTCTCAGACATTGCTAAAAAGCAAGGTTAGGGCTTACCTTGTCCTCCCTCCTCTGcggcacctaaaaaaaaaaaaaaaggatgaaccAGTtgataaggggttaaacaaataaCTTACTGTTattaataaaacacaaattaGAGAGTTAAACAaagcgagagaaagagagagagtgagagaaaaacAGATTCCCCTCTAAGGAAGAGCGCACAGAGTACACTGCTGGGCGCGTGAttggttcagtgtaaatagcagccgttcagtattgaacagcctctatgttaagtcaatggagaggggcagggagagcgaggagagaaatctcctgcagcttccccgccccctgctggccactctgagtggggccagcactactagctcgtgtgcaacagcacgggagcgagtgtatgcaaggataagtgttgggcatcgttagcccgacattcgtcccgtctaaatggaccctaaagAATCCGTCTATCGCCTCTCGTTACCTGTGGGCGTGACGCTCTCATCAGTTGAGATTTTCCAGGTTGGACTCTGTCCCAGGAAGTCTTGGGCAGTTGTTTTCTCCTCGATGTCAGGGATCACCGGGGTGCTGGTCTTACTGACGGGGCTGACGGTGGTGGCATGAACGGTGACATTCTCAAAGACTGTATGGTTACTGGAGTCCGTGCTATTACTGGTGGGGTTGGCGGTGGGCAGGTTGTGAGTCACATTGGAGGTTGGTGCAAGGATGACGGCGGCAGTGGTTGTAGCGTTGGAGGAGTCCAGCCTCGTATCTGTGCTAGGGGGGTTGGCATCGCCGCCTGTGCTCGGCAGCACCCGGGGTATCTGCTGTGTTGGGCCGGATGTAGTGTTCAGGACATCTATGGTGGGGGTCACTTAGGAGAAAGCAAGAGGAGGCAAAATTAATGGAGTTATAAAAACATAACTGACCCCAGATAACTGCAAAGGGGCAGACAACTTTACCTTTTACTGGACGCTGTAAAGAGGTGTTCATTAACCTCTATGGACAATGGCAGAGAGCAGCTAAGAGCCCTGGCAGATAGAAGGGGAGCGAGGATGTTTGAGGAACCTTCTGGAGGACCAGGCATGTCCTAACGTCAGTGGGGcagctgcatagctttgtagCCACAGACCCGCTGACACCATCATAGTTCTTTTCGCTCTACACCCCTCCGTTCCCCCATATGGGCAATCCTTAAATATTCAGCACGTGGTACtttgaatgtatcaagtgggcggtccccatAACTCAATGTGATGTCATCGATTAACAGTGAGCAgtggagaccgcccacttgacatacTCAAAGTGTGAGGAGTAGAATTGATGGAAGTAAAATGGTAGACCTCCGCTTGGGGTCAAAAAGTTCGGATTGGTGAGAACCTGACCCTTGGGCAGTTCGTTGCGGCTGAACACGGTgaaggaagaggaaaaagaagaagtcGTCTTCTTTCATTGTCTTTGCTTTAAAAGCAGCTCAGCAGTACTGCGATATCCTCCtgggtgacctaagagtgttatataaAGGGTTTTTATGGCTCTTATATAGGGTtagacaccagttttaggggcatTGGTGAAATTCCAGTTCCGCTCGAACCAATTCATatggaaccaaactttttgttcAAATGTGGCGAGGCGGCTGAACCGAACATTTCCAAAGTTTAggtaaaaaggtaaagtcccccgaTGCAAGCACCGAGCCGTGACCAACTGCTAGGGCGAGGTCACATCACAAGGttttctcggcagactgtttttgcggggtggtttgccattgccttccccagtcatctttaccccccagcaagctgggtactcattttaccgacctcagaagcatggaaggagtcaaccttgagccggctacctgaaccatgcaggtatTGAACCGAAGTTTACTCCTCACTAGCCAGGAGTCATAGCCTGAAGGGGGAAAGTACGGAGAAAAGAAGATCGGCTCTAGTGTCTGTAGAGATACGCAGTTAGGGCTTTACCTCTACAGGGGTTATTGGGAGTTTACTATGGATGTCCTCAGGATCGGTCAACAACAGTTGCTTGGTGGGGGTCCGCAGCGCAGCCATCACTGCGGACAGAGCCGTAAGCCGTCAGCT
The sequence above is a segment of the Eleutherodactylus coqui strain aEleCoq1 chromosome 7, aEleCoq1.hap1, whole genome shotgun sequence genome. Coding sequences within it:
- the PTPRA gene encoding receptor-type tyrosine-protein phosphatase alpha translates to MSMMGPWHVLLLLVCHLTSVVTENISLVTPTIDVLNTTSGPTQQIPRVLPSTGGDANPPSTDTRLDSSNATTTAAVILAPTSNVTHNLPTANPTSNSTDSSNHTVFENVTVHATTVSPVSKTSTPVIPDIEEKTTAQDFLGQSPTWKISTDESVTPTGAAEEGGQDETPIIAVMVALSSLLIIVFIIIVLYMLRFKKYKQAGSHSNSFRLSNGRADDMEPQSMPLLARSPSTNRKYPPLPVEKLEEEINRRMADDNKLFREEFNALPACPIQATCEAASKEENKEKNRYVNILPYDHSRLHLSPIEGVPDSDYINASFINGYQEKNKFIAAQGPKEETVNDFWRMIWEQNTATIVMVTNLKERKECKCAQYWPDQGCWTYGNIRVSVEDMTVLVDYTVRKFCIQQVGDVTNKKPQRLVTQFHFTSWPDFGVPFTPIGMLKFLKKVKTCNPQYAGPIVVHCSAGVGRTGTFIVIDAMLDMMNAEKKVDVYGFVSRIRAQRCQMVQTDMQYVFIYQALLEHFLYGDTELEVTSLETHLQKLYNKIPGTNSNGLEEEFKKLTSIKIQNDKMRTGNLPANMKKNRVLQIIPYEFNRVIIPVKRGEENTDYVNASFIDGYRQKDSYIASQGPLRHTIEDFWRMIWEWKSCSIVMLTELEERGQEKCAQYWPSEGIMSVGDITIELKKEEECESYTVRDLLVTNTRENKARQIRQFHFHGWPEVGIPTDGKGMINIIAAVQKQQQQSGNHPITVHCSAGAGRTGTFCALSTVLERVKAEGILDVFQTVKSLRLQRPHMVQTLEQYEFCYRVVQEYIDAFSDYANFK